A genomic stretch from Rubripirellula reticaptiva includes:
- a CDS encoding amidophosphoribosyltransferase has product MSEIHHECGVAAIYHLSGRGRSPMCTEDGPRQISRLLPRMLLDIQNRGQLAAGMTTYDPDQPRLLRTRKDVGTVTEVFRLNHRAKAESLMKSLAGRAAIGHVRYATCGQDDRSYAQPFERKHIHKRKWFSFCFNGQLSNYGLLKERLLADGDHHLTLDTDTEIILHEFARQMSQSPTRINWIDVLKQTTAGFDGAYSLAVLTAEGEMIVARDPLGIKPMCYVHDGPLFAAASESVALLNLGFSNEQIKSLPPGHAIIIDPETGFRMERFAETEDPKHCFFEWIYFANVASTLDEQSVYLSRTRLGEELARAERELDRVALDCPDTIIVPVPDTSKAAADSMAYQLSIPCREGLIRNRYAGRTFIEGGTARKAKAATKYTPLREVMEGKRIILVEDSIVRSTTMNVLLDRIRDVGGAKEIHVRVACPPIIAPCFYGIDMSTIDQLIAPKYFPNGKLTDEAQQRLADDLGADSLRYLPVEAIARAIGKPSDHLCQACVTGKYPTVCGQHLYQIALDNRGCKLNNKRTYEQLAAALSQG; this is encoded by the coding sequence ATGAGCGAAATCCATCACGAATGTGGTGTTGCAGCCATTTATCATCTGTCCGGTCGTGGACGTAGCCCGATGTGTACCGAGGATGGCCCTCGGCAGATCAGTCGGTTATTGCCGCGAATGTTGCTGGATATCCAGAATCGTGGCCAATTGGCTGCTGGGATGACCACCTACGATCCCGATCAACCGCGACTTTTGCGAACTCGCAAGGATGTCGGAACGGTCACTGAGGTTTTTCGGCTCAATCACCGCGCCAAAGCCGAATCTTTGATGAAGTCATTGGCTGGCCGAGCCGCGATTGGCCACGTTCGTTATGCCACCTGTGGCCAAGATGATCGCAGTTACGCTCAGCCGTTCGAGCGAAAGCACATCCACAAACGGAAATGGTTCAGTTTTTGTTTCAACGGGCAGTTGTCCAACTATGGTTTGCTGAAGGAACGATTGCTTGCCGACGGTGACCATCACCTGACGCTGGATACCGATACTGAAATCATTCTTCACGAATTTGCTCGGCAAATGAGCCAGTCGCCGACGCGGATCAATTGGATTGACGTCCTGAAGCAAACCACGGCGGGTTTTGACGGCGCCTATTCGCTGGCCGTGTTGACTGCCGAAGGCGAAATGATTGTGGCTCGCGACCCGCTTGGCATCAAACCGATGTGTTACGTTCACGATGGGCCGCTGTTTGCTGCGGCCAGCGAGAGCGTGGCATTGCTAAATTTGGGATTTAGCAACGAACAAATCAAATCGTTGCCGCCGGGACACGCGATCATCATTGATCCGGAAACCGGTTTTCGAATGGAACGCTTTGCCGAAACCGAAGATCCCAAGCATTGCTTCTTTGAATGGATCTACTTTGCCAACGTCGCTAGCACGCTGGACGAGCAAAGCGTCTACCTGAGCCGAACTCGATTGGGTGAAGAACTGGCTCGGGCCGAACGCGAACTTGACCGTGTTGCCTTGGATTGCCCCGACACGATCATCGTGCCGGTTCCGGATACCAGCAAAGCCGCGGCTGACTCGATGGCGTATCAGTTGTCGATTCCTTGTCGCGAAGGCTTGATCCGTAACCGCTACGCCGGGCGGACTTTCATCGAAGGCGGGACCGCGCGGAAGGCAAAGGCCGCCACCAAATACACGCCGCTGCGTGAAGTCATGGAAGGCAAACGCATCATTTTGGTCGAAGATTCGATCGTCCGCAGCACCACCATGAACGTGTTGTTGGATCGGATTCGCGATGTGGGCGGCGCCAAAGAAATTCACGTTCGAGTGGCTTGCCCGCCAATCATCGCTCCATGTTTTTACGGCATCGACATGAGCACGATCGATCAATTGATCGCGCCGAAGTATTTTCCCAACGGAAAATTGACTGACGAAGCCCAACAGCGCTTAGCCGACGATCTTGGTGCTGATTCGCTCCGTTATTTGCCTGTCGAAGCAATCGCACGCGCGATCGGCAAGCCATCGGATCACCTATGCCAAGCATGCGTGACGGGAAAGTATCCGACTGTGTGTGGCCAGCACCTGTATCAGATTGCCCTGGACAATCGCGGTTGCAAATTGAACAACAAGCGCACGTACGAGCAACTGGCCGCTGCCCTGTCGCAGGGCTAG
- a CDS encoding mechanosensitive ion channel domain-containing protein produces MMIRRFRRLFQPNNCKRIAKLVGLAILIAVILPLQVHSQDQLVMPDEQAVAKEKAKTESQKSDVVPADVSVDQVTATKIKEFQSQVENASDLEPEALAAIKTIISQASDELARSSKLDSAAKLDRAAVEGVPARLEALQNEINTAAKAGPSLPPESASLQELESSLASLLVRTQEAKNRLTSLQAEQSRRADRRKQIAVLQASHGQRVAEAEQQLAAESPAGESTWSATARKMLQAAKLQSLELELPANQWELARYDAEQAVDLYAVKTKQAMADVAAAEAAVAELSQRIDQSRKSQARSQVKDLRRLAESIDSPELAAMALRSAELAEENEAVVSSIGKVTAQSEASQIRLDSLRKTSSRTRERLERVGLSGAIGLELRKQLSLLPDIREIRRDVSARQETMQDVELRRLDREDELTDASHVQLSPEASGLEKQIQSDRIAVLQSLSKNYNLYFQQLSDLDFNEHQLILASESYRSFLNEHVLWIRSNPFFGWQALKDAVGEAQQLLKPSSWKDVAKSLWIDAFMQPWLYGLALLATLLLMPARYRGRTQLAEFGKIAARPTCTEFSVTIRAALMTVVMAIAWPAVGIFVGWRLVDSPHAVPFSIAWGHALIAAGVVLTLFNVVRHACRENGLAASHFGWPTRVTQMLSSKMRRLRFLLIPLVLLVVMLRELGSIEGNDGSNNLERLCMIVSLLILSWTLRRILNPTNGAMAEYLRRNPNAWFTRTSGLWSWALIGFPLVMVILIIIGFFYTATELTWRFWHMIWIAVSLVTVRAMVIRALQVNHRKLGIRKMKERRAAQLQAAAQLQATAQVAGQTLGQAPKPVPVEQNVTGEGLSLENEHDALRANSEQVIRIMHSSLLMSGLLLMWFLWSGLFPALGILNQVELWNTEREVVVESPAENGGVTRVTETQVEPVTLVNLLGAALIGLITFTLVRNVPGLIEITILQRLPLEASFKFAIVTMCRYVILVVGMLFAFSAIGANWSKLQWLVAALTVGLGFGLQEIFGNFVSGIIILWERPIRIGDVVTLDAVSGTVSRIQMRATTIMDWDRKEYIVPNKDFVTGRLLNWTRSDQVSRIVIPIGVAYGSDVRMALRLLLQVADENAKILKDPIPAATFDNFGDSTLNLTLRCFVPSLEGRLDTISDLNLAIDDQFAQAGIEIAFPQQDVHIRSAPQSFTLKDLASDPSTEHDS; encoded by the coding sequence ATGATGATACGAAGGTTTCGACGACTGTTCCAACCAAACAACTGCAAACGGATTGCAAAATTGGTTGGCTTGGCAATTTTGATCGCTGTTATTCTGCCGCTGCAGGTCCACAGCCAGGATCAACTGGTGATGCCTGACGAGCAAGCAGTCGCGAAGGAAAAAGCCAAAACAGAAAGTCAGAAAAGCGATGTTGTGCCGGCTGATGTTAGCGTTGATCAGGTAACGGCGACAAAGATCAAAGAGTTTCAATCGCAGGTTGAAAACGCCAGCGACTTGGAACCCGAGGCACTGGCTGCGATCAAAACCATCATCAGTCAAGCGTCCGACGAACTTGCTCGTTCAAGCAAACTCGATTCGGCTGCCAAGCTGGACCGTGCCGCTGTCGAAGGTGTGCCGGCAAGGTTGGAAGCTTTGCAAAACGAAATCAATACGGCGGCTAAGGCTGGGCCAAGCCTGCCGCCTGAATCGGCGTCGCTGCAGGAACTGGAAAGCAGTTTGGCGTCGCTGTTGGTGCGGACACAGGAAGCCAAAAACCGTCTGACTAGTTTGCAAGCAGAACAATCTCGACGCGCCGATCGGCGTAAACAGATCGCGGTGCTGCAGGCTTCACACGGACAGCGAGTCGCCGAAGCCGAACAACAACTAGCGGCGGAATCACCCGCCGGTGAATCGACCTGGTCGGCCACCGCTCGAAAAATGCTGCAGGCCGCAAAGCTGCAGTCGTTAGAACTGGAACTGCCAGCCAACCAATGGGAACTTGCACGTTATGACGCTGAGCAAGCGGTCGATCTGTATGCGGTGAAAACCAAGCAAGCGATGGCTGATGTCGCTGCAGCCGAGGCTGCCGTCGCAGAACTGAGCCAGCGGATCGATCAGTCTCGCAAGAGTCAGGCCAGAAGTCAGGTCAAAGATTTGCGACGTCTGGCCGAATCGATCGATTCGCCCGAATTGGCTGCGATGGCGCTACGCAGTGCCGAATTGGCCGAAGAAAACGAAGCCGTCGTTAGCAGTATCGGGAAAGTCACGGCGCAATCCGAAGCTTCACAAATCCGATTGGATTCCCTACGCAAAACGAGCTCTCGTACTCGCGAGCGTCTCGAGCGAGTCGGTTTGAGTGGGGCGATCGGATTGGAACTACGAAAACAACTTTCGTTACTGCCGGACATTCGTGAGATTCGGCGTGATGTCTCGGCTAGACAAGAAACGATGCAGGACGTCGAACTGCGGCGACTTGACCGCGAAGACGAATTGACCGATGCGTCCCATGTGCAACTGAGTCCCGAAGCGAGTGGTCTGGAAAAACAGATTCAATCGGACCGCATCGCTGTGCTGCAATCGCTATCAAAGAATTACAACTTGTATTTTCAGCAGTTGTCGGACTTGGACTTTAACGAGCATCAACTGATCTTAGCGAGTGAATCGTATCGTTCGTTTTTGAACGAGCATGTGCTTTGGATTCGCAGCAATCCATTCTTTGGCTGGCAAGCGTTAAAAGACGCTGTTGGTGAAGCTCAGCAATTGCTGAAACCATCGTCGTGGAAAGATGTCGCAAAGTCGTTGTGGATCGATGCCTTCATGCAACCTTGGTTGTACGGTCTGGCATTGTTGGCAACGTTGCTGCTGATGCCGGCTCGGTACCGCGGGCGAACACAACTCGCCGAGTTTGGAAAGATTGCCGCGCGTCCTACTTGTACTGAGTTTTCAGTCACGATCCGGGCGGCTTTGATGACCGTTGTGATGGCCATTGCTTGGCCCGCGGTTGGGATCTTTGTCGGTTGGCGATTGGTGGATTCGCCTCACGCGGTGCCATTCTCGATCGCGTGGGGACACGCGCTCATCGCCGCTGGGGTGGTCTTGACACTTTTCAATGTGGTCAGGCACGCGTGTCGCGAAAACGGTCTCGCTGCGTCACACTTTGGATGGCCGACCCGAGTGACGCAGATGTTAAGTAGCAAGATGCGTCGATTGCGATTCTTGTTGATTCCACTGGTTCTATTGGTGGTCATGCTGCGCGAACTTGGCAGTATCGAGGGTAACGATGGCAGCAACAATTTAGAACGACTTTGCATGATTGTGTCGTTGCTGATTCTAAGCTGGACGCTGCGGCGAATTTTGAATCCCACCAATGGTGCGATGGCCGAATATCTGCGGCGCAACCCCAACGCTTGGTTCACGCGAACCAGTGGGCTGTGGTCCTGGGCCCTGATCGGATTTCCGCTCGTGATGGTGATCCTGATCATCATTGGATTCTTTTACACCGCCACCGAATTAACGTGGCGTTTTTGGCACATGATTTGGATCGCGGTCAGTCTGGTTACTGTCCGTGCGATGGTGATCCGCGCCTTGCAGGTCAATCATCGCAAGTTGGGTATTCGCAAGATGAAGGAACGGCGGGCAGCACAATTGCAAGCCGCGGCTCAGTTGCAAGCGACTGCCCAAGTCGCCGGGCAGACACTTGGCCAAGCACCGAAGCCAGTGCCGGTCGAACAGAACGTGACGGGCGAAGGGTTGTCGCTCGAGAATGAACACGATGCGCTGCGAGCCAACAGCGAGCAAGTGATCCGCATCATGCATTCAAGTCTATTGATGTCAGGATTGCTGTTGATGTGGTTCTTGTGGTCAGGGTTGTTCCCGGCCCTGGGGATTTTGAATCAAGTCGAACTTTGGAATACCGAACGCGAAGTTGTCGTGGAATCCCCAGCCGAGAACGGCGGAGTCACGCGGGTTACCGAAACCCAAGTCGAGCCAGTCACGTTGGTGAACCTGTTGGGTGCAGCCCTGATCGGGTTGATCACCTTCACGCTGGTGCGAAACGTTCCCGGCCTGATTGAAATCACAATCTTGCAACGATTGCCACTCGAGGCGTCGTTCAAATTCGCCATCGTGACGATGTGTCGATATGTGATTTTGGTGGTCGGGATGTTGTTCGCGTTTTCCGCGATCGGTGCCAATTGGTCGAAACTGCAATGGCTGGTCGCCGCGTTGACGGTCGGTCTAGGTTTTGGTCTTCAGGAGATCTTCGGCAACTTTGTTTCCGGAATCATCATCCTGTGGGAACGTCCGATTCGCATTGGAGACGTTGTTACGTTGGATGCGGTCAGCGGCACCGTCTCGCGGATCCAGATGCGTGCAACGACAATCATGGACTGGGACCGGAAAGAGTACATCGTCCCCAACAAAGACTTTGTGACTGGCCGATTGCTCAACTGGACTCGGTCGGACCAAGTCAGCCGGATCGTGATTCCGATTGGCGTGGCGTACGGATCGGATGTGCGGATGGCACTGCGGCTATTGCTGCAGGTTGCCGATGAAAATGCGAAAATACTAAAAGATCCCATCCCCGCAGCGACTTTTGATAACTTTGGCGATAGCACGCTGAATTTGACGCTTCGGTGTTTTGTGCCCAGCCTGGAAGGTCGGTTGGATACGATCAGCGATTTGAATTTGGCGATCGACGACCAGTTTGCCCAGGCTGGCATCGAAATTGCGTTTCCTCAACAAGACGTGCATATTCGCTCGGCACCGCAGTCGTTTACGTTGAAGGATCTAGCATCCGATCCATCAACCGAGCACGATTCGTAG
- a CDS encoding redoxin family protein: MLRFGYQSVFVVASIVLFQVRTLAPVAVAASPTDSVSASDPGLSEFDLSDHRGRRWTLDDFNDKSLVVVAFLGVECPLAKLYSIRLNELADRYADRGVAVIGVMSNRQDSLAEIGSFASRQAVDFPLLKDGGNRLADQLGAERTPEMFVFDAKRRLRYRGRVDDQYGIGYVRDEPGRRDLKIAIDELLTGRDVSITRTAAIGCIIGRSKPLVENPTITYGSHVAKILNKHCVECHREGEISPFSLTDPDEVVGWADMIAEVVREERMPPWHATGEHASFANDRRMSDQDKQTLYDWADSGAPLGSLENLPELPAKVAKWQLPREPDHVFNVSPEPIDIPAEGVIRYQYFAVDPGFEKDVWIEAAELRPGNREVVHHILAFAVPKGQRRGLDAARGFLVGYVPGARLELAPDGHAKKVPAGSELVFQVHYTPTGYPQTDHSQLGILLADPNEITHEIVTTSAINASFRIPPGESDHSVTAVGPPFPENATLLSFSPHMHVRGKSYRYELQDLAGKREPILDIPAYDFNWQTTYVLSEPRPLTESGRMYCVATFDNSEDNLNNPDPTSEVRWGDQTWDEMMIGYYHYSVPLAKEAEPKSNDSLEDKIRRAVVLKKFDELDTDGDGKISRDQTPAKIHEAFDKLDANQDRVLTRQEAGR, translated from the coding sequence ATGTTGCGATTTGGCTATCAATCAGTGTTCGTGGTTGCATCAATCGTCTTGTTTCAGGTTCGGACGCTGGCACCGGTCGCAGTGGCAGCCTCACCAACTGACAGTGTCTCTGCGTCGGATCCAGGGCTTAGTGAGTTCGACCTCAGTGATCATCGCGGACGACGTTGGACGCTTGATGATTTCAACGATAAGTCATTGGTCGTGGTCGCGTTTCTTGGTGTCGAGTGTCCGCTTGCCAAACTGTATTCGATCCGCCTGAATGAGCTTGCCGATCGGTATGCCGACCGAGGCGTTGCCGTGATCGGTGTGATGAGCAATCGACAAGACTCGCTGGCCGAGATCGGGTCGTTTGCGTCCCGACAAGCTGTCGACTTTCCGTTACTCAAAGATGGTGGCAATCGTTTGGCTGATCAACTCGGAGCCGAGCGAACGCCCGAGATGTTCGTGTTTGATGCGAAGCGGCGACTGCGATATCGTGGCCGCGTTGATGATCAGTACGGTATCGGTTACGTCCGTGACGAGCCCGGGCGACGTGATTTGAAGATCGCCATCGATGAACTGTTGACCGGTCGCGATGTCTCGATCACGCGGACAGCTGCGATTGGATGCATCATCGGACGATCGAAACCGCTCGTCGAGAATCCGACGATCACCTATGGCAGCCATGTTGCCAAAATTTTGAACAAGCACTGTGTGGAGTGTCACCGTGAAGGTGAGATTTCGCCATTCTCGCTGACCGATCCCGACGAAGTCGTCGGCTGGGCTGATATGATCGCCGAGGTCGTGCGCGAAGAACGGATGCCGCCGTGGCACGCCACCGGTGAGCACGCAAGTTTTGCAAATGATCGCCGCATGTCCGATCAGGACAAACAAACTCTTTATGACTGGGCGGACTCTGGTGCTCCGCTTGGATCGTTAGAAAATTTGCCCGAGCTGCCAGCTAAAGTGGCCAAGTGGCAACTTCCACGCGAGCCCGATCATGTCTTCAACGTCAGTCCGGAACCAATCGACATCCCTGCCGAAGGTGTGATTCGTTATCAGTACTTTGCGGTCGATCCCGGATTTGAAAAGGATGTTTGGATCGAAGCCGCGGAACTGCGTCCCGGCAATCGCGAAGTGGTCCACCACATCTTGGCCTTTGCCGTCCCCAAAGGACAGCGACGAGGTTTGGATGCCGCGCGTGGATTCTTGGTGGGATACGTTCCCGGTGCGAGGCTTGAACTCGCACCCGATGGTCATGCCAAGAAAGTGCCCGCGGGAAGTGAGTTGGTGTTCCAAGTTCACTACACGCCGACCGGGTACCCGCAGACGGACCACAGCCAACTTGGCATCCTGCTAGCAGATCCAAATGAAATCACTCACGAAATCGTGACCACCAGCGCGATCAACGCATCGTTCCGTATTCCGCCTGGCGAATCGGACCACAGCGTCACGGCAGTCGGACCACCATTTCCTGAAAACGCAACCTTGCTGTCCTTTAGCCCGCACATGCACGTTCGCGGAAAGTCGTACCGATACGAATTACAAGATCTTGCTGGCAAACGCGAGCCGATCTTGGACATTCCCGCCTACGACTTCAATTGGCAAACTACCTACGTGCTCAGCGAGCCGCGTCCGTTGACGGAAAGCGGCCGGATGTATTGCGTGGCGACGTTCGACAACAGCGAAGACAATCTCAACAATCCTGATCCAACGTCCGAAGTCCGCTGGGGCGACCAGACATGGGACGAAATGATGATCGGGTACTACCACTACAGCGTTCCACTGGCGAAGGAAGCCGAACCGAAATCAAACGATTCGCTTGAAGACAAAATCCGGCGAGCGGTGGTGCTGAAAAAGTTTGACGAACTCGATACGGACGGTGACGGCAAGATCAGTCGTGATCAAACCCCAGCAAAGATTCACGAAGCTTTCGATAAACTCGACGCCAACCAAGACCGCGTACTCACTCGCCAGGAAGCTGGGCGTTAA
- a CDS encoding DUF1559 domain-containing protein: protein MKSSERSRHGFTLVELLVVIAIIGVLVGLLLPAVQAAREAARRMSCSNNFKQIGLAIHNYHSAYKQVPQHGTGTGQRVVVGAGTQFWNNNNNKNLERLSFLVALTPFIEQQAIWEQIVNPNGYNADGTIRATPWVAMGPTPNVGTYGPWATTIPGFRCPSDPGDGLPALGRTNYGACLGDSINCSTFGGKTAWVIPNGNFAQEIRASGRGVFTAKQTRAFRDILDGLANTIMAGELMSDIGDRSIATRIATNNDGPTVYNNPALCEQFVNPLRPQFWQETGVTLGGTGFGRGYRWADFSPIFSGVFTILPPNSELCGIDHSTLSSLSGIPGDLTLVPSGQDHAKEVVASPSSRHQGGCHVLMADGAVKFITESIEAGSQNSAMVTQRGTGVSAPGSASPYGLWGALGTRASREVISEEL from the coding sequence ATGAAATCTTCGGAACGAAGTCGACACGGCTTTACCCTTGTCGAGCTGCTTGTTGTGATCGCGATCATTGGCGTATTGGTTGGCTTGTTGCTGCCGGCCGTCCAAGCAGCTCGCGAGGCAGCGCGTCGTATGAGCTGCAGCAACAACTTTAAACAGATCGGCCTAGCGATCCATAACTACCATTCGGCCTACAAGCAGGTTCCCCAGCATGGAACCGGTACCGGACAACGCGTCGTCGTTGGTGCAGGAACGCAGTTTTGGAATAACAACAACAACAAGAACCTCGAGCGGTTAAGTTTCCTGGTTGCTTTGACACCATTCATCGAGCAACAAGCGATTTGGGAACAGATTGTCAATCCAAACGGTTACAACGCCGACGGAACCATCCGAGCCACACCTTGGGTTGCGATGGGACCAACCCCCAACGTCGGCACCTACGGACCTTGGGCCACTACTATCCCAGGTTTCCGCTGCCCAAGTGACCCCGGCGATGGCTTGCCAGCTTTAGGACGAACAAACTATGGCGCATGCTTGGGTGACTCGATCAACTGTTCGACCTTTGGTGGCAAAACCGCATGGGTGATCCCCAACGGCAACTTCGCCCAAGAGATTCGCGCGTCGGGACGAGGAGTTTTCACCGCCAAGCAAACGCGAGCATTCCGCGACATCCTCGATGGCCTTGCCAACACGATCATGGCGGGTGAATTGATGTCGGACATTGGCGATCGAAGCATTGCAACTCGAATTGCAACGAACAACGACGGCCCCACCGTCTACAACAATCCAGCGCTTTGCGAACAGTTTGTCAACCCGCTTCGCCCACAGTTTTGGCAAGAGACCGGCGTGACCCTTGGTGGCACGGGATTCGGCCGTGGCTACCGCTGGGCCGACTTTTCACCGATCTTCTCGGGTGTGTTCACGATTTTGCCACCTAACTCAGAGCTGTGCGGAATCGACCACAGCACGTTGTCGTCATTGTCAGGGATCCCAGGCGACTTGACCCTGGTTCCGTCCGGACAAGACCATGCGAAGGAAGTCGTTGCATCACCTAGCAGCCGACACCAAGGTGGATGCCATGTGCTGATGGCTGACGGAGCGGTCAAGTTCATCACCGAATCGATCGAAGCCGGAAGCCAAAACTCAGCCATGGTTACCCAACGTGGAACCGGAGTATCAGCCCCCGGATCAGCCAGCCCATACGGACTCTGGGGAGCACTCGGAACCCGCGCCAGCCGAGAAGTCATCAGCGAAGAACTGTAA
- a CDS encoding FecR domain-containing protein yields MNEREASDFEWKIAAYQDGSLDDGQLNEFETEMREDPEKLEWFIRVQRQTGAMIELFRNEVLQKPDDNDSRGHSVVQRTAPVGTDRELEPLAWRRTSRVWITIAAIAAAVIAMLTFATLANRNKMAQTLRLDATTAFESPQPESLQGNVKRDDSTGSIITYVSQAKWSDGSSPNVRDRLVYKQRYQLLSGATRFRMAGGAIVSIGGPAEFSIDDPVTIDFSSGRLTTRLPNHHSDLTIRAGDVHVRDLGTAFGLTMASDGHVDVAVFDGKVAASLDGDSDQAGVRTFGMGTAFTSEGEGDQLKQIPYVPEAYQDIWPLTAGINDVSGLIEFVPPGRNQSLQFLADDHKLFLVAERLSYRIKQKLKVDLLGAGQSWPVTQKQRHKVGKGRVVNSYLLIFQPDETDNETPVSLTGSITFQHEILGLAASPKQLRETDGIFGLPGIDFSQFRLRRLEHIATDSGRVPADILRISENGRELHFTLHASTGNDHIRVLVDEGNPATKVEFVEVE; encoded by the coding sequence ATGAACGAACGTGAAGCGTCCGATTTCGAGTGGAAAATTGCAGCCTACCAAGATGGTAGTTTGGACGACGGGCAATTGAACGAGTTCGAAACCGAGATGCGTGAAGACCCTGAAAAGTTGGAATGGTTCATCCGCGTGCAGCGTCAAACGGGCGCCATGATCGAATTGTTTCGCAATGAGGTGCTGCAGAAACCGGACGACAACGACAGTCGCGGGCATAGCGTCGTGCAACGGACTGCACCTGTAGGTACAGATCGTGAACTCGAGCCTTTGGCTTGGCGTCGAACCTCACGGGTTTGGATCACCATCGCAGCCATTGCAGCGGCAGTTATCGCGATGTTGACGTTTGCAACTCTGGCAAATCGAAACAAGATGGCCCAGACTCTGCGACTCGACGCGACTACTGCCTTCGAATCGCCGCAACCAGAATCGCTTCAAGGCAACGTGAAGCGGGACGATTCAACAGGCTCCATCATTACTTATGTAAGCCAAGCGAAGTGGTCCGATGGTAGTTCGCCTAACGTTCGTGACCGACTGGTATATAAGCAGCGATATCAATTGCTGTCGGGTGCCACGCGTTTTCGGATGGCCGGTGGAGCGATTGTTTCGATTGGCGGGCCGGCTGAATTTTCGATCGATGATCCAGTAACAATCGATTTTTCCTCGGGTCGATTGACCACACGATTGCCTAACCACCACAGCGATCTCACGATTCGCGCAGGCGATGTGCACGTGCGTGACCTCGGAACCGCGTTTGGTTTGACGATGGCATCTGACGGGCACGTCGATGTCGCTGTTTTTGATGGAAAAGTAGCAGCCAGCCTTGACGGCGATTCCGACCAGGCTGGCGTGAGAACGTTTGGTATGGGGACGGCTTTTACGTCCGAGGGAGAGGGCGATCAGCTGAAACAAATCCCATATGTCCCGGAAGCCTATCAAGACATTTGGCCGTTGACAGCTGGAATCAATGACGTTTCTGGTTTGATTGAATTTGTACCGCCAGGCCGAAACCAATCACTCCAGTTTTTAGCTGACGATCACAAGCTGTTTCTGGTTGCCGAACGACTAAGCTACCGCATCAAACAAAAGTTAAAGGTTGATCTGTTGGGCGCCGGCCAGTCTTGGCCGGTGACCCAGAAGCAACGCCACAAGGTTGGTAAGGGACGCGTCGTCAACAGCTACTTGTTGATCTTCCAACCCGACGAAACAGACAATGAAACACCTGTATCGTTGACAGGAAGCATTACTTTCCAACATGAAATCTTAGGGCTGGCCGCATCTCCCAAACAGCTTCGAGAGACGGATGGCATCTTCGGGTTGCCAGGAATCGATTTCTCACAATTTAGATTGCGCCGACTGGAACACATCGCGACTGATAGCGGACGCGTGCCAGCCGACATCCTGCGCATCAGCGAGAACGGACGAGAGTTGCATTTCACCCTGCACGCATCAACCGGCAACGATCACATCCGCGTACTTGTTGATGAAGGTAACCCTGCGACCAAGGTTGAATTTGTTGAGGTTGAATGA
- a CDS encoding RNA polymerase sigma factor codes for MLTIRTITEHLLQNRLALTSYIYSVTRNFHLAEDVFQEVCVKAVSQQHNFETRDHLSMWFRVSARNRAIDVIRAREGQYVGLSEDMLGLIEKNWDQAGDPHREKLMDSLRDCLATLTPRSQRIVKLRYFENRPGREVAELMGQKVESAYQAIARIHRILGDCISQKLGTETR; via the coding sequence ATGCTGACAATACGAACGATCACCGAACACTTGCTCCAGAATCGCCTGGCGTTGACTTCGTATATCTATTCGGTAACGAGAAACTTTCATTTGGCTGAAGACGTCTTCCAAGAAGTGTGCGTCAAAGCCGTTAGCCAACAGCACAATTTCGAGACTCGCGATCACCTGTCGATGTGGTTTCGCGTGAGCGCCCGTAATCGTGCGATCGACGTGATCCGCGCACGCGAAGGTCAATATGTTGGATTGTCCGAAGACATGCTTGGGTTGATCGAGAAGAACTGGGACCAGGCCGGCGACCCTCATCGCGAAAAACTGATGGATTCGCTCCGAGATTGCCTGGCGACACTGACTCCGCGTAGTCAACGCATCGTCAAACTTCGCTACTTCGAAAATCGTCCTGGCCGAGAAGTGGCTGAGTTGATGGGCCAAAAAGTAGAATCGGCCTACCAAGCGATTGCTCGTATCCATCGGATATTGGGCGATTGCATCTCGCAAAAGTTGGGAACGGAAACGCGATGA